CACTACAGCCCTATGAGGTGGGATGATCATCATCCCCATCTTATAGACATGGAGATGAGGTTGTAGAGAGttagtaacttgtccaaggtcctGCAGCAAAGAAGTTAAGGAGTTAGAATATGGgcacagggctgggtgtggtggctcatgcctgtaatcccagcactttgggaggctgaggcaggtagatcacctgagatcaggagttcgagaccagcctggccaacatggtgaaaccctgtctctattaaaaatacaaaaattagctgggtgtggtggtgggtgcctgtagtcccagctacttgggaggctgaggcaggagaatcacttgaacccaggaggctgaagttgcagtgagccgagattgcgccactgcactccagcctggacgacagagtgagactctgtctcaaaaaaaagaaaaaggaatatggGCAGAGGCATATCCATATCTCCTGAATTCAGGCCCTTAGCCATGATACTAAACTGCCTCCtgttttttagatgaggaaactaatgACCAAGTAAATGAAATGATTTCTTCAGagccatatattttatatttctaaacagCAAGGTCTGGATACAAATTTTCTCCATTGCCTCTGGCTTCTTCTAAGCCCCTTGGGAGGCAGCTGCTGCCTACTGTCTCTTCTGGGCTCTTGTTCCTGGCTAAGCCATTGGCCGGACGGTCCTAGGCAGGATGTCTGCAGGGGAAGGGCGGTCCCTGGGGCTCCAGGACAGGGAGTGGGTATGAGGCAGGGTTAGGGTGTCAAAGTAGGCCATCCTGATGGGCACTGTGCTTGGTAGGCTGTGCTGGAAAGCAAGTGGCCGTCTGGCACACCAGGCGGGCGTCTGCGCTGGGCCAAGCTCCGGAATGTCGTCCTGGGGGCTGCTCAGTTCCGCCAGCCCTTGAGAGAACGgcgacagcagcagcagcagcagcagcagcagcagcagcagcagcagcagcaggtgtCAGCACCTCAAGAGGCAGGCAGCTCCCAGGCAGGTGGGTAGGGCCTGGTGAGACAGGCTTGGGGATGGAGTAACTGGGCTCAGGCAGGGAAAGGCATAGAGAGCTGGGGCTGGTCTAATGGTTGGTATTAGGTTTCTGGTGATTGATAAATTACAATTGACTGGTAACAAAAgggataaaaaaattagctgggtgtggtggcatgcacctgtagtcccagctactcgggaggctaaggcaggagaatcacttgaacccgggaggcagaggttgcagtgagctgagatggcgccactgcattccacctggctacagagcaagactccatctcaaaaaccaaaacaaaacaaacacgaAAGGGATAAAGCTTTGCCTGGGAGAAACCCTGCAAACCCAGGTCCATCTAAGGAGCTCTATTTTGGAACAGGGGACTGGGTTCCTAGCTGGCTGCCTCTAAACCCCTTCTTGTCTTTTAGAGCCCTATTTGGAGCGCCCTTCCCCTACTCGCCCCCTTCAGCGCCAGACTACTTGGGCTGGGCGAAGTCTGAGAGACCCGGCCTCACCCCCTGGACGCCTGGTGAAGAGTGGTAGCCTGGGCAGTGCCCGAGGGGCACAGCCCACTGTGGAGGCTGGTGTGGCCCACAGTGAGTGCCCTTGTCTGGCTCCCCCCACTTCCCCAGTCAGCTTTCCTAACCACTTGCTAGTGAGGTTTGGAAGACCAGAAACATAGTGGAGGGTGGCCCTCTGTGGTGGGTGCTGTAGATTCTCAGGGAATCCTGCCCAGAATATCATCATGGTGGGGGTTGTGGTACCAGAGTTTGTGCAGCCAGGAATTGTGTTTACTCAGGAAAGGGGAAGGTGGTGCAGAGGCTGGGGTACATCTTCCCTCATTCTTTTCTGTGCTGCAGTGATAGAGGCCTTGGGGGTCCTGGAACCCCGGGGATCACCTGTGCCCTGGCACGATGGAAGTCTCTCAGACCTGAGCCTGACGGGGGAGGAGCCGGTCCCTGGAGGCAGCCCAGGGGGCTCAGGCTCAGCCCTGAGTGCCCAGTCCACTGAGGCCCTGGAAGGGCTAAGTGGGCGGGGACCCAAGGCTGGTGGGCGACAGGATGAGGCAGGCACCCCCCGACGAGGGCTGGGTGCCCGCCTCCAACAGCTGCTCACTCCTTCCCGCCACCCCCCCACTTCCCGCATTCCCCCACCTGAGCTGCCTCCTGACCTGCCTCCCCCAGCCCGCCGCAGCCCAATGGACAGTCTTCTGCGCCCCCGGGAGCGCCCTGGATCCACTGCCTCCGAGGTAGCCAGCGAAGGAGGGTTCAGACGCCTTAGCATTAGTGGGCTTGGGGAGGGGCTATGACTGGAAGAATGCCCTAAAACGGGCTCTGAGGGGTGCTTGAAacacctcctcttcctgggtggaaGAGCATGGGGTTGGCTGACCACGGTTTCTCATGTCATGGCAGAGTTCAGCCTCTCTGGGCAGTGAGTGGGACCTCTCAGAATCTTCTCTCAGTAACCTGAGTCTTCGCCATTCCTCAGAGCGCCTCAGTGACACCCCTGGATCCTTCCAGTCACCTTCCCTGGAAGTGAGGATAACCCCTCCCACACAGATGTGCTTGAACACACATAGCACACAGTCACCCTGTCAAAGGCAGGAGAtgggggggaggtgggaggggctaGGGAAGGGGCATGGGCTCCAGAGTGCTGGTGGCCAGACAGGGCCTACTTCCCGGCTCTCCTTGCCCACAGATTCTGCTGTCCAGCTGCTCCCTGTGCCGGGCCTGTGATTCGCTGGTGTACGATGAGGAAATCATGGCTGGCTGGGCACCTGATGACTCTAACCTCAATACAACCTGCCCCTTCTGCGCCTGCCCCTTTGTGCCCCTGCTCAGTGTCCAGACCCTTGATTCCCGGCCCAGGTGCCCAAGGCAGGGCAAGTGCTGTGGGTGGGATAGGGAGGTGAAGGTCCAAGAGCTGACCCCTGCTGCTGTCCCCCTGCAGTGTCCCCAGCCCCAAGTCTGCTGATGCCAGTGGCAGCAAAGATGCGCCTGTCCCTGGGGGTCCTGGCCCTGTGCTCAGTGACCGCAGGCTCTGCCTTGCTCTGGATGAGCCCCAGCTCTGCAACGGGCACATGGGGGTAAGAACTGGGCCAAAGGGGCATGAGGAATGGGATTGTTGCCCTGTGTGGGGCCTGTGGGGTGCCAGGGAGAGATGGGCACATCTCTTGCCCTTGAGGGCAAAGGGCATCCCAGAAGCtgttggatgtggtggcttagTGGGAGGCAAGGCTCTGGGGATGTACATGCCCTCTACTGCCCTCCCCCTTTGTGCCTGATAGGGACCCTCCCGGCGGGTTGAGAGTGGGGCATGGGCATACCTGAGCCCCCTGGTGCTGCGTAAGGAGTTGGAGTCGCTGGTAGAGAACGAGGGCAGTGAGGTGCTGGCGTTGCCTGAATTGCCCTCTGCCCACCCCATCATCTTCTGGAACCTTTTGTGGTATTTCCAACGGCTGCGCCTGCCCAGTATTCTACCAGGCCTGGTGCTGGCCTCCTGTGATGGGCCTTCACACCCCCAGGTCAGTGCCCCCATGTGGCCCGTTTCCTAAGTGCCTCCCTCTTCATCTCTCAGCCATTTGTCTGCTGTGTCCTTGGCACTGTACAAAGAGCGTAGactggccgggctcagtggctcacgcctgtaatcccagcactttgggaggccgagacaggcagatcacgaggtcaggagattgagaccatcctggctaacacagtgaaactctgtctctattaaaaacacacaaaaaaaacattagccaggcatggtggtggcgcctgtggtcccagctacttgggaggctaaggcaggagaatggcatgaatccgggagacggagcttgcagggagccgagattgtgctgcactccagcctgggtgacagaatgagactccgtctccaaaaaaaaaaaaaaatagactttggaGTCTGCTGCACCTAGTTTGGATCCTGGCCCTTTCACTTTAccattctgagcctcagtttggtcatctgtaaaatggatgccAAAAGCACCCATCTCACTGGGCTGGTGTGTGGAGAACCTTGTGTAGAGCCTGGTACCTAAAAAAAATGATTCATTCATATTTGTCTATTCATTCCACCAGTATTAAGTGCTTTTTATGTTCCAGGCACGGTTTTAGGCACTAGGTATGTAGCAGATTACAAAATAGTCCCTGCTCTCAAGAGCTTACATTCTTGTGGGGGATAAGAattcctttccctcttctctttgGCTGTGTCCTGTAATGGCCCTCTGTCTCTTTGGCATCACCTGTCCATTTCTTGTCCTCTGCCTCCCATTCTTTGAGCCTAACTGTCTCCCCTATCTCGGCTTCCCCAGGCCCCATCTCCTTGGCTGACCCCTGATCCAGCCTCTGTTCAGGTACGGCTGCTGTGGGATGTACTGACCCCTGACCCCAATAGCTGCCCACCTCTCTATGTGCTCTGGAGGGTCCACAGTGAGTCTGGTATTTGgcctgggtggggagggtgggtcCCATACCCAGAGGGCTCAGTGATCCTGGTGGCCTTCTTTCCTTTCATCCAGGCCAGATCCCCCAGCGGGTGGTATGGCCAGGCCCAGTACCTGCATCCCTTAGTTTGGCACTGTTGGAGTCGGTGCTGCGCCATGTTGGACTCAATGAAGTGCACAAGGCTGTGGGGCTCCTGCTGGAAACTCTAGGGCCCCCACCCACTGGCCTGCACCTGCAGAGGTATAGTGCTACCATCTGGGTGGTCCCTAACCCCCGGGGCTCCACACCCCTTTTCTCTCACTCATACACTTCTGCCTCCACTAAAGGGGAATCTACCGTGAGATCTTATTCCTGACAATGGCTGCTCTGGGCAAGGACCACGTGGATATAGGTGAGGGAGCAGGCAAGGGGCTGAGGAGTTTAGGGAtctggggccaggtgtgggagGCTGGGGTCCTAATGTATTGACTTCCATCTTCTTCCCTAGTGGCCTTCGATAAGAAGTACAAGTCTGCCTTTAACAAGCTGGCCAGCAGCATGGGCAAGGAGGAGCTGAGGCAGCGGCGGGCACAGATGCCCACTCCCAAAGCCATTGACTGCCGAAAATGTTTTGGAGCACCTCCAGAATGCTAGAGACTCTTAAGCTTccctctccagcctggggtgGGGAACTGAGGGAGAAGGGATTCTAGAGTTAACCTGCTTCCATGTTCCCTTCATGGAGTTGGGAACAGGCTGGGAAGCATGCCCAGTCAAAGGCTCCAAGCGAGGACAGCAGGAATAGGGATCCACTGTTACCAAAAGTCCTGATTCCCCCATCTCCAACCTACCCAGTTTGTTCGTGCTGATGTCGGAGATCTGGGGGGAGTTGGTACAGCTCTGTTCTTCCCTTGTCCTATACCAGGAACTCCCCTCCAGGGTACCCACAGATCTGCATTGCCCTGGTCATTttagaagtttttgttttaaaaaacaactggaaagatgcagagCTACTGAGCCTTTGCCCTGAATGGGAGGTAGGGATGTCATTCTCCACCAATAATGGTCCCTCTTCCCTGACGTTGCTGAAGGAGCCCAAGGCTCTCCATGCCTTTCTACCTAaagtgtttgtattttattttaagttatttattctGGAGCCACAGCCCCCTTGCTTATGAGGTTCTTATGGAGagtgagaaagggaagggaaataggGCACCATGGTTCGGTGGTTTGTAGTTCCTTCAAAGTCAGGCATTGGGAGCTAGAGGCGTCTCAAGCTCCCCTTAGGAAGAACTGGTACCCCCTCCAGTCCTAATTTTTCTTGCCCATCCCACCTTGGGGAATGCCTCACCCACCCAGGTCCTGACCTGTGCAATAAGGATTGTTCCCTGCGAAGTTTTGTTGGATGTAAATATAGTAAAAGCTGCTTCTGTCTTTTTCCTTCGGCCTCCTGTTCCCTGGGTCTGGGGTAATGCGGAGATACCTTTCATTTTCCCCCAGCTATACATCTGCTTTTCCACCTTCCCATCCTTTATAGTGTTCAGGCATACCCTGCTTCCCCTGACCATGTCTGAGACTGGCTCCTTGAGGCACAGGGAGTTCTCAGAGCAGGAGAAGGGTGAATCTGGTGCTGGCTATGGTGGTGCCAGTCTGTGTGGCACTTCCGGCCCTCCCACACAATCACCCCCTTGTCCCTCATCTGTACCCCACACAAAGGCTCCATTCTCTGGGGGCCCTGAGCTCATCTCTGCCTTATTTCCTCTCTTCCACCTTCCCCCACCAACCTTCTCCATACCTCCACAGGGATGACAATCATCTCCCCAGCAGTTGGTGTTGGCAGCCCTCATGCATCCTGGCAGTCATCCTAGGCTGCCTTAGTTGCTCTAGCTGCAGGCACTGTTCCTCCAACCAGGGTCTCAGCCTGGCAACAGCACCAGGAAGGCAGGGGCAAAGATTAAGGGACTTGCTGCATGTGGACATCAGGAAAACATGCATCACTTTCCTTATCCCTTTGGTCCACTTAagagctctctctttttttctggtataATGAAACAAACACAGGAAATGACTCCTAACAGAGCGGCAAACCAATTACCAAAGGGAATCAGCCAACAAAACAAATGCCTTGGGGAAGGTGTATCAATGGAGGAAATAACTTAGGAGAGCACATTTCTGGGGGATGGAGATCACTGGATGGAGAGTGAGGTACTACTGGATGCTGAGTCTTTCAAGCCAGAGGATCGTTTTCTATCCTGTCTTGAGCATGTTAGGATGCTTTTTCAGTGTCCTAGAGGAGCTACAAAGAAGAGAACCAAGGGGCTTAGGAAATTCCATTTGTCTTACTAGGAGATGCTTTCTTCAGAGGGAAACTCTCATGCCACCCCAGTTTCTCATCAGACCGCAGTCCCCAGAATAAACCTCTCCCTGTTTCATCCCCCAAAGACCTTTTCAAGGGAGGACTTggccttttaaaatcattttaaaatgaagtttctgTTGAGTGTAGTGTGCTCAGCACTGTACTGAACTATAGAGAGAATTTCAGGGCTCAGTCCCTACCCTAATGGAGCATACAGTCTTACTGGTCTGGAGGGCACCTTTGTTCACAAACAGTAACAATAATGAACTCTCTCTCCTAGCTTATGCTTCTCACTTTTGGGCCTCCTTCTAGAGACTTGCAGTCAGATGGGAGAACTACAGAATTCCTTAACCATAAGAATATCTaggctgggcagatcacttcaggccaggagtttgagaccagcctggccaacatggcaaaaccctgtctctactaaaaatacaaaaattagccaggcgtggtggctcatgcctgtaatcccagctactcaggaggctgaggcttgcttgaatccaggaggtgtaggttgccacgagccaagatcatgccactgcactctagcctgggcaacagagcgagaccctgactcagaaaaataaataaataaataaaaatctgggAATTTTAATAGGAAAGTATTCAACATGATATCTGACATATCTGTCTGTCCCATGGCCTAGGGAGCTGTATGAGAGGAAGGATATGCCCAAGTTACCTGGCCCAATTTCTCTTCCCAGGCTTTAGAGTGTATAGGCTCAAGTATAAAAAAttcgggccgggcacggtggctcacgcctgtaatcccagcactttgggaggctgaggtgggcggatcatgaggtgaggagatcaagaccatcctggctaacacagtgaaaccccatctctcctaaaaaaacacacacacacacaaattagccgggcgtggtggcacctgcctgtagtcccagctaattaggaggctgaggcaggagaatcacttgaaccccagaggcagaggttgcagtgagccgagattgcgccactgcactccaacttgggcaacagagcgagactccgtctaaaaaaaaaaaaaaaaaaaaaaaaaaaaaggttggctggggccgggcacagtggctcattcctgtaatcccagcactttgggaggccgagcgaggagggtggattatttgaggccaggagttcaagaccagcctggccaacatggtaaaaccccatctctactaaaaatacaaaaaattacggctggacacggtggctcacgcctataatcccaacactttgggaggccgaggagggtggattatttgaggccaggagttcgagaccagcctggccaacatagtgaaaccccaactctactaaaaatacaaagattagccaggtgtggtggcacgtgcctgtaatcccagctacttagggtgctgaggcaggagaatcgcttgaacccaggaggcagaggttgcagtgagccaagactatgctgagaccatgccattgcactccagcctgggtgacagaatgagactccatctcaaaaaaataaaaaaataaacaaaaaattagctgggtgtggtggtgggggcctgtaatcccagctactcaggaggttgaggcatgagaattgcttgaatttggaaggtggagtttgcagtgagctgagatcgctccaccactctccagcctgggcaacaggagactccgtctcaaaaaaaaaaaaaaaaaaaaaaatcggctgCATGTGagggctcacgcttgtaatgcTAGCAATTGTAATCCAAcgcttggggaggctgaggcaggcagattgcttgactTCAGGAagtcgagatcagcctgagctaaataatgataaaaccccatctgtctccataatttctttaaaaaatttaggaaaatattgTGTCTGCCACTTAATAATTTTATGATGTCATACAAGTTACTTTACTGCTGTGCCtgtttttcctcatctgcaaactgGGGGTCATTTAAAGATTAACTATGTAATCCATAGCTTCAAAAAGGGAACAAACAGGTAGAGCCTGCATTGGGCACAGGTCATGTCCACTACAGTACTGACCTCACGTACTTGTCTTCCTTAAAGCTCGATCATTCCAGATTGAAAGTCCCCCTCCATGGCCTAATTTTGGTCTTGTTGAAAAGTATTTTCTCGGCCTACTTTTATCTTCCTCGGGCTGGTATATACCACCATGTTTTTCCTATCTCCTTGAAGCCCTTGAAGGATGGCATTTCAGATAGCAAATAATGCACTGGACTGATAATGGACAAAGAAGTAGGTTAGGGAAAGATGAATGTACCTTCAATGACGGCAATGACTTTGTCTAATTCACTGCTATATCCCGAGCACATGGATGAGTGCCTGATAACCTAATAGGTGCTCTATCATGTGTGTTCAATGACTGAAAGGAGTCTGAAAGCATTAAAATATTGTAGTTAGTACAGAAGATCGGTATCATGGGTAGAATACCAACAGAAGCTGAATTTAGAGGTAGGAGAGTGAAATTgttgaaaaagcaaggaaagttCTCAAAATTGTTACTATATATTATGTTGAATGCTTTAACTATATTCTTGGCAGTGCTCTGAGCATTTTGaaggtattattttataattctcatAATTAGCTGGTGAACTGGGTActtttttattcccattttatagatagggaAACTAGGGGATACAGAATAGAGGTAAGTAACTTTCAGCCAAATCACACAACTGGTGAGAGGGAGAGCCAAGATCCAaactcaggcagtctgactcTAGAGCCCATGTTCTTACCTGGATACCATACTAGCATAAAAACAAGTTTTaatctatttaaaataagaattaggccaggtgtggtggctcacaactgtaaatcccagcactttgggaggccaaggcgggtagatcacttgaggtcaggagtttgagatcagcctggccaacatctccactaaaaatacaaaatttagctgggtgtggtggtgggtgactgtaatcccagctactcaggaggctgaggcaggagaattgcttgaacccaggaagtggaggttgtggtgagcagagagagcgccattgcactgtagcctgggcaatagagggagactctgtctccagaaaaaaaaaaaaaaaagagttgaatgCTGCTTGCAGCGatgtacatctgtagtcccagctatttgggaagctgaagtgggaggaccttttttttgtttgagacagtctccctctgtcacccaggctggaatgcagtggcgggatctcggctcactgcaagctccacctcccgggtttacaccattctcctgtctcaccctcctgagtagctgggactacaggcgctcaccacgaCGActggttatttttttgtatttttagtagagacggggtttcaccgtgttagccaggatggtctggatctcctgacctcgtgatctgcccgcctcggcctcccaaagtgctgggattacaggcgtgagctaccgcgccaggctgggaggatctcttgagcccaggagtttcagagcagcctgggtaacatagcaagacctcatctctaatttaaaaagtaaataaataaagtggggGCTGTGGTGGGCGCAGttgttcacatctgtaatcccagcactttgggaggccaaggcgagtggatcacttgaggccaggagtttgagaccagcatggggaacatagtgaaactctgtctttactaaaaatacaaaaatcagtcaggcttGGTCATGGGCGCcggtaatgccagctacttgggagggtgaggtggaaacatggcttgagcctgggtggtggagattgcagggagctgcaatcgcgacactgcactccagcctggatgacagagggagactgtctcaaaaaaaaaaaaaaaaaagaaaaagaaaaaaagaaaaaaaatgggggCGTGTGTTTGTGTAGGATCTACCTATGGCTTTGTCATGTTCTCCATTATAGTTTCATTTCCATTGCACAGCATGACTTTTAGATAATTTGAAAAACATGTTCAAATACCTGTGGagactggtgtggtggctcacacacctgtaatcccagcactttgggaggctgaagcaggaggatcacccggggtcaggagttcgagaccagctggccaacatggcgaaaccccgtctttactaagaacacaaaaattagccgcgcgcctgtaatcccagctactcgggaggctgaggcaggaggatcgtttgaacctgggaggcggaggttgcaggaactgagattgtaccactgcactccagcctgggagacagagtgaaaaaaaacaacaacaaaatgcctGTGGAACCAGTTGTTTCTGAGTTTAAACCACTGTTTAGTCACTAACTAGCGGTCtgacctttggcaagttacttagcctctctgagccttagtttcctcatctacctgggttcaaatttcagCTTCAATTTCAGCTCTACCACTTAATGTGTAACTTTGGACAAATTTTCTGATCctaattttcctcatctgtaaagtagggataacagtacctacctcacagTCATGAGGAATAAATACTTCATGTAAAGTTcttagcacagagcctgacaCAGTCTCCGAAAACGTTAGCTACTATCATAACCTCAACACCCGGACTCTCTTACTTGGTCCCTATCCTCAAGATGCTCCAGAAACGCTGAGTTTAGGAGGGCCTAACTGCTCCGTGGAAGCAGGGAGGCCAGCAAGAGGAGCTGGCCCTTGAGTTGATTAGGTGGAATCGGGCGGGGTGGGAGGCTGTTTCCTCGCTGAGAACCTAACCAGACCAGGAGTTCCCAAGAGAAGGAGCTGCGAGGGCTCTGCACACCGTAATTCCTCAGCAACTTGGctagctgcctttttttttttttctctgctgtcGTGGTTTAGTCACGACAGCACCAAGCGGAGGTACGATGAACACCAGGAAGCTCAAAGCCTTTGGCAGACGGAGACAGGCCACACCCCAAAAAGACGGCAAGGCCCAAACGCCTAAAGCTAGTTCTATCGTGAAATTTCCTAGATTCTGTCGCGACGAAACACCGCCCACCTCAGACCCCAGCGCCGTTCGCCAGTCTCCATCTTTAGAATTGAAAGAATGAGAGCTGGCCAAAGGGGAATCCCGGTTTGGAGAGACTGGGGTACGGCGGCTGCCTGGGGACCAAAACGTCTCTAAGGTAAAGTTGCAGCCTGAAGCGATTTTTTGACCCCCGACACTTAATGGGCTGTCGAAGACCCGGATGTGTCTGGGACTGGCCGAGGTACCCATTAACGCGCCCCCGCTAGACCATCCCCCCTCCTCCGTTTATGATTGGGTTTTAAGCACGCCAATCATCACTTCTCCAGCCACTCATTCTTCAAGGGTGGGGTGAAGTCCCGGCATCTAATCTTCTACTGGCATGGCCGAGAAGATGAGGGCGGGGCGGCCGGCTTAGGTCGCCCAATGGGCGTCGTGGCGTGTGGGTAAGGCGGAGCCGAGGCGCTTGGCAGCTGCCCAATCAGCGTCCTTGTTTGTGTGGTGCCGCCGCCGCCGgtgcagccgccgccgccgccgctgccccCGTCTGTACCGCAGTGTCTGCTCCGCCCGCCCGCCCCGGTCCGgcccgcccccctcccccacccccgtCCCTAGTCCCGTCAGCGGGGTCTGGATCCCCCTGTGCCGTCGCCTCTTCCTTTTTCGACGCCTCCGCCGCTGCCTGAGGAGGCGAGCTAGCCGGGAGTTACACCGCCACCGCCAGGTGAGGAGCTTTGGCCTAGGCCAGCCTGGCCGCCCGCCCGCCCGGGGGCGGTGAGGAGCgaggaagggaaggaggctgggaggaggcagTGGTGGCggaggtgggggaagggaaaggtggaggggcggggggaggggaagCGCCCGCGAGCCGACGCCCGCCCGCGCGCCCCCGCCTTGcgtccccctccccccaccccggcACGGCGCGCCCCCGCCTCGCGCTCCCTCTTCACCTCATCCTCTCCCCCCTCCGCGCGCGCGACCCGGTCTTTCACTTCGGCCTCGCGCACCCCCAGCTCGTGTCCCTTCATTTCGTCTCCTTGt
This DNA window, taken from Macaca mulatta isolate MMU2019108-1 chromosome 1, T2T-MMU8v2.0, whole genome shotgun sequence, encodes the following:
- the DENND4B gene encoding DENN domain-containing protein 4B isoform X12, which translates into the protein MGATIECWPAQTKYPVPVFSTFVLTGAAGDKVYGAALQFYEAFPRARLSERQARALGLLSAVERGRALGGRAVRSRRAIAVLSRWPAFPAFRAFLTFLYRYSVSGPHRLPLEAHISHFIHNVPFPSPQRPRILVQMSPYDNLLLCQPVSSPLPLSGASFLQLLQSLGPELAITLLLAVLTEHKLLVHSLRPDLLTSVCEALVSMIFPLHWQCPYIPLCPLVLADVLSAPVPFIVGIHSSYFDLHDPPADVICVDLDTNTLFQTEEKKLLSPRTLPRRPYKVLLATLTNLYQQLDQTYTGPEEEASLEFLLTDYEAVCGRRARLEREVQGAFLRFMACLLKGYRVFLRPLTQAPSEGARDVDNLFFLQGFLKSRERSSHKLYSQLLHTQMFSQFIEECSFGSARHAALEFFDSCVDKVHPDQEKPEPTPLVELEELSGSELTVFITPPEEPPVPEGSESTPQYCYDGFPELRAELFESLQEQPGALPVPGPSRSAPSSPAPRRTKQEMKVAQRMAQKSAAVPELWARCLLGHCYGLWFLCLPAYVRSVPSRVQALHTAYHVLRQMESGKVVLPDEAVLESKWPSGTPGGRLRWAKLRNVVLGAAQFRQPLRERRQQQQQQQQQQQQQQQQVSAPQEAGSSQAEPYLERPSPTRPLQRQTTWAGRSLRDPASPPGRLVKSGSLGSARGAQPTVEAGVAHMIEALGVLEPRGSPVPWHDGSLSDLSLTGEEPVPGGSPGGSGSALSAQSTEALEGLSGRGPKAGGRQDEAGTPRRGLGARLQQLLTPSRHPPTSRIPPPELPPDLPPPARRSPMDSLLRPRERPGSTASESSASLGSEWDLSESSLSNLSLRHSSERLSDTPGSFQSPSLEILLSSCSLCRACDSLVYDEEIMAGWAPDDSNLNTTCPFCACPFVPLLSVQTLDSRPSVPSPKSADASGSKDAPVPGGPGPVLSDRRLCLALDEPQLCNGHMGGPSRRVESGAWAYLSPLVLRKELESLVENEGSEVLALPELPSAHPIIFWNLLWYFQRLRLPSILPGLVLASCDGPSHPQAPSPWLTPDPASVQVRLLWDVLTPDPNSCPPLYVLWRVHSQIPQRVVWPGPVPASLSLALLESVLRHVGLNEVHKAVGLLLETLGPPPTGLHLQRGIYREILFLTMAALGKDHVDIVAFDKKYKSAFNKLASSMGKEELRQRRAQMPTPKAIDCRKCFGAPPEC
- the DENND4B gene encoding DENN domain-containing protein 4B isoform X11; amino-acid sequence: MGATIECWPAQTKYPVPVFSTFVLTGAAGDKVYGAALQFYEAFPRARLSERQARALGLLSAVERGRALGGRAVRSRRAIAVLSRWPAFPAFRAFLTFLYRYSVSGPHRLPLEAHISHFIHNVPFPSPQRPRILVQMSPYDNLLLCQPVSSPLPLSGASFLQLLQSLGPELAITLLLAVLTEHKLLVHSLRPDLLTSVCEALVSMIFPLHWQCPYIPLCPLVLADVLSAPVPFIVGIHSSYFDLHDPPADVICVDLDTNTLFQTEEKKLLSPRTLPRRPYKVLLATLTNLYQQLDQTYTGPEEEASLEFLLTDYEAVCGRRARLEREVQGAFLRFMACLLKGYRVFLRPLTQAPSEGARDVDNLFFLQGFLKSRERSSHKLYSQLLHTQMFSQFIEECSFGSARHAALEFFDSCVDKVHPDQEKPEPTPLVELEELSGSELTVFITPPEEPPVPEGSESTPQYCYDGFPELRAELFESLQEQPGALPVPGPSRSAPSSPAPRRTKQEMKVAQRMAQKSAAVPELWARCLLGHCYGLWFLCLPAYVRSVPSRVQALHTAYHVLRQMESGKVVLPDEVCYRVLMQLCSHYGQPVLSVRVMLEMRQAGIVPNTITYGYYNKAVLESKWPSGTPGGRLRWAKLRNVVLGAAQFRQPLRERRQQQQQQQQQQQQQQQQVSAPQEAGSSQAEPYLERPSPTRPLQRQTTWAGRSLRDPASPPGRLVKSGSLGSARGAQPTVEAGVAHMIEALGVLEPRGSPVPWHDGSLSDLSLTGEEPVPGGSPGGSGSALSAQSTEALEGLSGRGPKAGGRQDEAGTPRRGLGARLQQLLTPSRHPPTSRIPPPELPPDLPPPARRSPMDSLLRPRERPGSTASESSASLGSEWDLSESSLSNLSLRHSSERLSDTPGSFQSPSLEILLSSCSLCRACDSLVYDEEIMAGWAPDDSNLNTTCPFCACPFVPLLSVQTLDSRPSVPSPKSADASGSKDAPVPGGPGPVLSDRRLCLALDEPQLCNGHMGGPSRRVESGAWAYLSPLVLRKELESLVENEGSEVLALPELPSAHPIIFWNLLWYFQRLRLPSILPGLVLASCDGPSHPQAPSPWLTPDPASVQVRLLWDVLTPDPNSCPPLYVLWRVHSQIPQRVVWPGPVPASLSLALLESVLRHVGLNEVHKAVGLLLETLGPPPTGLHLQRGIYREILFLTMAALGKDHVDIVAFDKKYKSAFNKLASSMGKEELRQRRAQMPTPKAIDCRKCFGAPPEC